In Monodelphis domestica isolate mMonDom1 chromosome 4, mMonDom1.pri, whole genome shotgun sequence, one DNA window encodes the following:
- the LOC100018858 gene encoding cytochrome P450 2A13: MLVSGLLLGALFFCLSALVVLSVWRQRKVRGSLPPGPTPLPFIGNYLQLNTKQMYDSIMKIGEKFGPVFTVHLGPRPIVVLSGYEAVKEALVDQAEEFSGRGEQATFDWLFKGFGVAFSNGERARQLRRFSITTLRDFGMGKRGIEERIQEEAGFLVEALRGTKGAPIDPTFFLSRTVSNVISSIVFGDRFEYEDKQFLSLLRMMLGSFQFTATSMGQLYEMFSGVMKHLPGPQQQAFKELQGLEDFITEKVRENQATLDPNHPRNFIDSFLIKMQEEKKNPNTEFFMRNLTMTTLNLFFAGTETVSTTLRYGFLLLMKHPEVEAKIHEEIDRVIGRNRSPKFEDKAKMPYTEAVIHEIQRFGDMIPMGLARRVTKDTKFRGYLIPKGTEVYPMLGSVLRDQSFFACPQDFNPQHFLDEKGQFKKSDAFVPFSIGKRYCFGEGLARMELFLFLTTILQNFRFQSPLPKEAIDISPKMVGFATIPRSYTISFLPRG; encoded by the exons ATGCTGGTCTCTGGGCTACTACTGGGAGCCCTGTTCTTTTGCCTCTCAGCCCTGGTGGTACTCTCTGTCTGGAGACAGAGGAAAGTCCGAGGCAGCCTTCCTCCTGGACCCACCCCACTGCCTTTCATTGGCAACTATCTGCAGCTGAACACTAAGCAGATGTATGACTCCATTATGAAG ATTGGGGAAAAATTTGGACCCGTGTTCACAGTACATCTGGGTCCCAGGCCCATCGTGGTTCTGAGTGGGTATGAGGCTGTGAAGGAGGCACTGGTGGACCAAGCAGAGGAGTTCTCTGGTCGAGGGGAGCAGGCCACCTTTGACTGGCTCTTTAAGGGATTTG GTGTGGCCTTCAGCAATGGAGAGAGGGCCCGGCAGCTTCGAAGATTCTCCATAACCACTCTCAGGGACTTTGGCATGGGCAAGAGGGGTATAGAGGAGCGAATCCAAGAAGAAGCTGGCTTCCTTGTGGAGGCTCTTCGAGGCACAAAAG GGGCCCCCATTGATCCCACCTTCTTCCTGAGCCGCACAGTTTCCAATGTCATCAGCTCCATCGTCTTTGGAGATCGATTTGAATATGAGGACAAACAGTTCCTGTCCCTGTTGCGTATGATGTTGGGCAGCTTTCAGTTCACAGCCACATCCATGGGACAG TTATATGAGATGTTCTCTGGAGTGATGAAGCACCTGCCAGGGCCTCAGCAGCAAGCATTCAAGGAACTGCAAGGGCTGGAAGACTTCATCACTGAGAAGGTCCGGGAGAACCAGGCCACCCTGGACCCCAACCACCCCCGCAACTTCATTGACTCCTTCCTTATCAAGATGCAGGAG gaaaagaaaaatcccaaCACAGAATTCTTCATGAGGAATTTGACCATGACCACTCTAAACCTGTTTTTTGCGGGCACTGAGACTGTTAGCACCACCCTTCGCTATGGCTTCCTTCTGCTAATGAAACATCCAGAGGTGGAAG CTAAAATCCATGAGGAAATTGATCGTGTGATTGGGCGGAACAGATCACCCAAGTTTGAGGACAAAGCCAAGATGCCATACACAGAGGCTGTCATCCATGAGATCCAGAGGTTTGGGGACATGATCCCCATGGGTCTGGCCCGAAGAGTCACCAAGGACACTAAATTTCGAGGCTATCTTATTCCCAAG GGCACAGAAGTTTATCCCATGCTGGGCTCAGTGCTGAGAGACCAAAGCTTCTTTGCCTGCCCCCAAGACTTCAACCCCCAACACTTCCTGGATGAGAAGGGCCAGTTCAAAAAGAGTGATGCGTTTGTCCCCTTCTCCATTG GAAAACGCTACTGTTTTGGTGAAGGCTTGGCCAGAATGGAGCTGTTCCTTTTCCTCACCACCATCCTTCAGAACTTTCGCTTCCAGTCGCCACTCCCAAAAGAGGCCATTGACATCTCCCCAAAGATGGTGGGTTTTGCCACTATCCCCCGCAGCTACACTATCTCCTTCCTGCCCCGAGGATGA